One region of Desmodus rotundus isolate HL8 chromosome 11, HLdesRot8A.1, whole genome shotgun sequence genomic DNA includes:
- the OGFRL1 gene encoding opioid growth factor receptor-like protein 1 isoform X2: MGNLLGGVSFREPTTVEDCDSTWQTDSEPEPEPEPEEPGSGGGGGEGPGQEPAQPAERAGGRSRASPAPDEDAEVARAEQGADSTEATAKPKRSFYAARDLYKYRHQYPNFKDIRYQNDLSNLRFYKNKIPFKPDGVYIEEVLNKWKGDYEKLEHNHTYIQWLFPLREQGLNFYAKELTTYEIEEFKKTKEAIRRFLLAYKMMLEFFGIKLIDKTGNVARAVNWQERFQHLNESQHNYLRITRILKSLGELGYESFKSPLVKFILHETLVENTIPNIKQSALEYFVYTIRDRRERRKLLRFAQKHYTPSENFIWGPPRKEESEGSKAQKMPSPPTSSHNSQTSMHKKSKDSKNSSSAAHVNSKTAEEKKVAPRDPGEEVERPSAEPSSEAAPPRSTEKGGNAGNSNSQPEKTTSDPTEEKESALPPEEGEEGGNPNKDCENPGNAGSQDDVLSQ; the protein is encoded by the exons ATGGGCAACCTGCTCGGCGGGGTCAGCTTCCGCGAGCCCACCACCGTGGAGGACTGCGACTCCACCTGGCAGACGGACTCGGAGCCCGAGCCCGAGCCCGAGCCCGAGGAGCCGGGgtccggcggcggcggcggcgagggcCCGGGGCAGGAGCCCGCGCAGCCCGCGGAGCGAGCCGGCGGGCGTTCCCGCGCCAGCCCCGCGCCGGACGAGGACGCCGAGGTGGCGCGCGCCGAGCAG gGTGCTGATTCCACGGAAGCAACTGCCAAACCAAAGAGAAGTTTTTATGCTGCGAGGGATTTGTACAAATATCGACACCAGTACCCA AACTTCAAAGATATCCGATATCAAAATGACTTGAGCAATCTTCGcttttataagaataaaattccatttaagCCAGATG GTGTTTACATTGAAGAAGTTCTAAATAAGTGGAAAGGAGATTATGAAAAGCTGGAGCACAACCACACTTACATTCAATG gCTTTTTCCCCTGAGAGAACAAGGCTTGAACTTTTATGCTAAAGAACTAACTACATATGAAATTGAG gaatttaaaaaaacaaaagaagcaatTAGAAGATTTCTCCTGGCTTATAAAATGATGTtagaattttttggaataaaacTGATTGATAAAACTGGAAATGTCGCTCGGGCTGTTAACTGGCAGGAAAGGTTTCAGCATCTGAATGA GTCCCAGCACAACTACTTAAGAATCACCCGTATTCTTAAAAGCCTTGGTGAGCTTGGATATGAAAGTTTTAAATCTCCTCTTGTAAAATTTATTCTTCATGAAACTCTCGTGGAAAATACTATTCCCAATATTAAACAGAGCGCTCTGGAGTATTTTGTTTATACAATtagagacagaagagagaggagaaagctcCTGCGGTTCGCCCAGAAACATTACACGCCTTCAGAGAATTTTATCTGGGGGCCACCCAGGAAAGAAGAGTCAGAAGGAAGCAAAGCCCAGAAAAtgccttcccctcccacctccagtcATAACAGTCAGACTTCTATGCACAAGAAATCTAAGGACTCCAAAAATTCCTCCTCAGCTGCTCATGTAAATAGCaaaacagcagaagaaaaaaaagtggcaCCTAGAGATCCTGGAGAAGAGGTGGAGAGGCCCAGTGCAGAGCCCAGCAGTGAGGCTGCCCCGCCCAGGAGCACAGAGAAGGGTGGGAACGCCGGAAATTCAAATTCTCAACCAGAAAAAACAACCAGTGATCccacagaggaaaaggagagtGCATTGCCTCCTGAAGAAGGCGAAGAAGGTGGAAATCCTAACAAAGACTGTGAAAATCCTGGAAATGCAGGTTCTCAGGATGATGTACTGTCACAGTGA
- the OGFRL1 gene encoding opioid growth factor receptor-like protein 1 isoform X1, producing the protein MGNLLGGVSFREPTTVEDCDSTWQTDSEPEPEPEPEEPGSGGGGGEGPGQEPAQPAERAGGRSRASPAPDEDAEVARAEQGADSTEATAKPKRSFYAARDLYKYRHQYPQNFKDIRYQNDLSNLRFYKNKIPFKPDGVYIEEVLNKWKGDYEKLEHNHTYIQWLFPLREQGLNFYAKELTTYEIEEFKKTKEAIRRFLLAYKMMLEFFGIKLIDKTGNVARAVNWQERFQHLNESQHNYLRITRILKSLGELGYESFKSPLVKFILHETLVENTIPNIKQSALEYFVYTIRDRRERRKLLRFAQKHYTPSENFIWGPPRKEESEGSKAQKMPSPPTSSHNSQTSMHKKSKDSKNSSSAAHVNSKTAEEKKVAPRDPGEEVERPSAEPSSEAAPPRSTEKGGNAGNSNSQPEKTTSDPTEEKESALPPEEGEEGGNPNKDCENPGNAGSQDDVLSQ; encoded by the exons ATGGGCAACCTGCTCGGCGGGGTCAGCTTCCGCGAGCCCACCACCGTGGAGGACTGCGACTCCACCTGGCAGACGGACTCGGAGCCCGAGCCCGAGCCCGAGCCCGAGGAGCCGGGgtccggcggcggcggcggcgagggcCCGGGGCAGGAGCCCGCGCAGCCCGCGGAGCGAGCCGGCGGGCGTTCCCGCGCCAGCCCCGCGCCGGACGAGGACGCCGAGGTGGCGCGCGCCGAGCAG gGTGCTGATTCCACGGAAGCAACTGCCAAACCAAAGAGAAGTTTTTATGCTGCGAGGGATTTGTACAAATATCGACACCAGTACCCA cagAACTTCAAAGATATCCGATATCAAAATGACTTGAGCAATCTTCGcttttataagaataaaattccatttaagCCAGATG GTGTTTACATTGAAGAAGTTCTAAATAAGTGGAAAGGAGATTATGAAAAGCTGGAGCACAACCACACTTACATTCAATG gCTTTTTCCCCTGAGAGAACAAGGCTTGAACTTTTATGCTAAAGAACTAACTACATATGAAATTGAG gaatttaaaaaaacaaaagaagcaatTAGAAGATTTCTCCTGGCTTATAAAATGATGTtagaattttttggaataaaacTGATTGATAAAACTGGAAATGTCGCTCGGGCTGTTAACTGGCAGGAAAGGTTTCAGCATCTGAATGA GTCCCAGCACAACTACTTAAGAATCACCCGTATTCTTAAAAGCCTTGGTGAGCTTGGATATGAAAGTTTTAAATCTCCTCTTGTAAAATTTATTCTTCATGAAACTCTCGTGGAAAATACTATTCCCAATATTAAACAGAGCGCTCTGGAGTATTTTGTTTATACAATtagagacagaagagagaggagaaagctcCTGCGGTTCGCCCAGAAACATTACACGCCTTCAGAGAATTTTATCTGGGGGCCACCCAGGAAAGAAGAGTCAGAAGGAAGCAAAGCCCAGAAAAtgccttcccctcccacctccagtcATAACAGTCAGACTTCTATGCACAAGAAATCTAAGGACTCCAAAAATTCCTCCTCAGCTGCTCATGTAAATAGCaaaacagcagaagaaaaaaaagtggcaCCTAGAGATCCTGGAGAAGAGGTGGAGAGGCCCAGTGCAGAGCCCAGCAGTGAGGCTGCCCCGCCCAGGAGCACAGAGAAGGGTGGGAACGCCGGAAATTCAAATTCTCAACCAGAAAAAACAACCAGTGATCccacagaggaaaaggagagtGCATTGCCTCCTGAAGAAGGCGAAGAAGGTGGAAATCCTAACAAAGACTGTGAAAATCCTGGAAATGCAGGTTCTCAGGATGATGTACTGTCACAGTGA